In Myxocyprinus asiaticus isolate MX2 ecotype Aquarium Trade chromosome 16, UBuf_Myxa_2, whole genome shotgun sequence, a single window of DNA contains:
- the lingo4b gene encoding leucine-rich repeat and immunoglobulin-like domain-containing nogo receptor-interacting protein 4b produces the protein MFMELRGKWGTWTVLLLWCINLSAADLNCPQKCICNRDTLEVNCSSKHLTGVPEGLPSNAKHLNLSGNQLKTLARRQFSGLSKLEDLDLSENIISMIEVEAFQGLKNLRYLRIKNNRLKILPVGVFSGLSNLQCLDISENEILVFLDYTFQDMINLQQLDAGENDLVFISQRAFVGLQALKELNVDRSNLTSIPTEALSQLQSLTKLRMRKLTISVLPNNAFRRLHQLQTLQIVHWPSLEILNSNSLVGLNLTTLALSNCNLSAIPYAPLRHLAYLQYLDLSYNPITSIQGNLLGELLRLQEFHLVGGSLMRIEPGAFRGLVNFRLLNVSSNRLSTLEESVFHSVGNLQTLRLDRNPLACDCRLLWVVRRRRRLDFDGRQPTCSAPYQVQKKAFRDFSEAELPVIFICRQAKIVNRQLQDASVVEGMNVQFDCKADGYPSPSINWLSAQQTPLSSVGRIRVLANGSLEVRYAQVQDSGTYLCTAANAAGNDSFSVSLQVEGLPQNRTASYFSDEGWLETSLPPSTNSTARVSNPYPFDAKTLIIATTMGFLSFLSSVAICFVFMFFWSQSKGQIKHTATIDFVPRSSMGGGGDGGDTGRFTMKLI, from the coding sequence ATGTTCATGGAACTGCGTGGCAAGTGGGGCACTTGGACAGTCCTGCTGCTGTGGTGCATAAATTTATCAGCCGCTGATCTCAACTGCCCACAGAAATGTATTTGTAACCGTGACACACTGGAGGTCAACTGCTCCTCAAAACACCTCACAGGTGTGCCTGAGGGCCTGCCCAGTAATGCCAAGCACCTCAACCTTTCTGGAAACCAACTGAAAACACTGGCCAGAAGGCAGTTCTCTGGCTTGTCCAAGCTGGAGGACCTGGACCTGAGCGAGAACATAATCTCTATGATTGAAGTAGAAGCCTTTCAGGGACTTAAAAACCTGCGATACTTGAGGATTAAGAACAACCGCCTCAAGATCCTACCAGTTGGGGTCTTTTCAGGCCTCTCCAACCTTCAATGTCTGGATATCAGTGAGAATGAGATCCTGGTTTTCCTGGATTACACATTCCAAGACATGATTAATTTACAGCAGCTTGATGCGGGAGAGAATGACCTGGTGTTTATCTCACAACGGGCTTTCGTTGGGCTGCAGGCACTCAAGGAGCTGAACGTGGACAGAAGCAATTTAACTTCTATCCCCACAGAGGCTTTGTCACAGCTCCAGAGCCTGACCAAGCTGCGTATGCGCAAACTGACCATCAGTGTGCTCCCTAATAATGCCTTTCGCCGACTGCACCAGCTACAGACTCTGCAGATCGTCCACTGGCCTTCTCTTGAGATACTAAATAGCAACAGTCTGGTTGGCCTCAACCTTACAACTTTAGCTTTGAGTAACTGCAACCTGAGTGCTATTCCTTATGCTCCATTGCGCCATTTAGCCTATTTGCAATACCTGGACCTATCCTACAACCCTATCACCTCCATACAGGGCAACCTGCTGGGGGAGCTTCTCCGGCTGCAAGAGTTCCACCTGGTAGGTGGGAGCCTGATGCGTATCGAGCCAGGTGCCTTCAGAGGTCTAGTCAACTTTCGTCTGCTCAATGTGTCCTCTAATcgtctgtctacactggaagaaAGTGTCTTCCACTCTGTAGGGAACTTGCAGACATTGCGGCTGGACAGAAATCCTTTGGCTTGTGACTGCAGGCTACTCTGGGTAGTGCGACGTCGCCGGCGGTTGGACTTTGATGGCCGCCAACCCACCTGTTCTGCCCCATATCAGGTGCAGAAGAAGGCATTTCGGGACTTTTCGGAGGCTGAACTCCCGGTTATATTTATATGCAGACAGGCAAAGATTGTAAACCGACAGCTGCAAGATGCAAGTGTGGTGGAAGGTATGAACGTACAGTTTGACTGCAAAGCAGATGGCTATCCATCGCCTTCTATTAACTGGCTGTCAGCCCAGCAGACTCCACTTAGCTCTGTGGGGAGAATACGAGTGCTTGCTAATGGGAGCTTAGAGGTGCGTTACGCCCAAGTACAAGACAGTGGAACTTACCTGTGTACTGCAGCTAATGCAGCTGGTAATGACAGCTTCTCTGTGAGTCTCCAAGTAGAGGGTCTCCCACAAAACCGCACAGCATCATATTTTTCAGACGAGGGATGGTTGGAAACATCATTACCTCCCTCTACCAACTCTACAGCACGGGTGTCAAACCCTTACCCATTTGATGCTAAAACCCTCATCATTGCTACCACAATGGGCTTTCTCTCTTTCCTCAGCTCCGTGGcaatctgctttgtgtttatgtttttctgGAGTCAGAGCAAAGGTCAGATAAAACACACTGCCACTATAGACTTTGTGCCACGATCGTCCATGGGTGGAGGTGGGGATGGTGGGGACACAGGAAGATTTACAATGAAGCTTATTTGA